A single region of the Solwaraspora sp. WMMD791 genome encodes:
- a CDS encoding cation diffusion facilitator family transporter, with the protein MRVYDRFELPPDMAQLHRRAIRLEWWTIGFFVVAIAALALTLGQSQAMKAAWIEDMLSLVPPVAFLVAARFRNRAPNDRFPYGYHRSVSVAFLAGSVALLGLGGYVVYDSLTRLIARERPPIGLIEMFGHQIWLGWLMIAVLIVTMVPAILLGRVKQRIAGQLHDKVLYADAQMNRADWLTAGAAVLGILGIGAGLWWADAVAALVIGGDIVRDGTRTSRSAVANLMDNRPRVVDGSRPHPLHERLLAAVRDHDWVADAWLRIREEGHVFVGELLVVPVADTDRLVERLEELGAFARDFDWRMHDLVVAPVSRIDIPTAG; encoded by the coding sequence GTGAGGGTGTACGACCGGTTCGAGTTGCCGCCCGACATGGCGCAGCTGCATCGGCGCGCGATCCGGTTGGAGTGGTGGACGATCGGCTTCTTCGTGGTGGCGATCGCCGCGCTGGCGCTCACCCTCGGGCAGTCCCAGGCAATGAAGGCCGCCTGGATCGAGGACATGCTCAGCCTGGTGCCGCCGGTGGCGTTTCTGGTCGCCGCGCGGTTCCGCAACCGCGCGCCGAACGACCGGTTCCCGTACGGCTACCACCGTTCGGTGAGCGTGGCGTTCCTGGCCGGTTCGGTAGCGCTGCTCGGCCTGGGTGGCTACGTCGTGTACGACTCCCTCACGAGGCTGATCGCCCGGGAACGGCCCCCGATCGGGCTGATCGAGATGTTCGGTCACCAGATATGGTTGGGCTGGCTGATGATCGCCGTACTGATCGTCACCATGGTGCCGGCGATCCTCCTCGGCCGGGTGAAGCAACGCATCGCCGGGCAGCTGCATGACAAGGTTCTCTACGCCGACGCGCAGATGAACCGCGCCGACTGGCTGACCGCCGGCGCGGCGGTCCTCGGCATTCTCGGCATCGGCGCCGGCCTGTGGTGGGCCGACGCGGTCGCTGCCCTGGTCATCGGCGGCGACATCGTCCGCGACGGCACCCGGACGTCACGCAGCGCGGTCGCGAACCTGATGGACAACCGTCCTCGCGTCGTCGACGGTAGCCGACCGCATCCCCTGCACGAACGCCTGCTCGCCGCCGTACGCGACCACGACTGGGTCGCCGACGCCTGGCTACGGATCAGGGAAGAAGGCCACGTCTTCGTCGGCGAACTGCTCGTCGTACCGGTCGCCGACACCGACCGGCTCGTCGAACGACTGGAGGAACTGGGCGCCTTCGCCCGGGACTTCGACTGGCGGATGCATGACCTCGTCGTCGCCCCCGTCAGCCGAATCGACATACCGACCGCAGGCTGA
- a CDS encoding zinc-dependent alcohol dehydrogenase, protein MEEKERPSIEHPNDAIVRVTRAAICGSDLHLYHGMMPDTRVGSTFGHEFIGVVEEVGPSVRNVQANDRVMVPFNVFCGSCFYCARGLFSNCHNVNPNATAVGGIYGYSHTCGGYDGGQAEYVRVPFADVGPSLIPEWLDDDDAVLLTDAVATGYFGAQLGDIVEGDVVVVFGAGPVGLFAAKSAWFMGAGRVIVVDHLDYRLAKAASFAHAETYNFTEYDDIVVELKRTTGHLGADVAVDAVGAESDGNRLQHVTATKLKLQGGSPIALNWAIDSVRKGGTISVVGAYGPMFSAVKFGDAMNKGLTLRTNQCPVKRQWPRLLEHIRDGYLKPSDIVTHRVPLEHIAEAYHMFSAKLDGCIKPLIVPNTA, encoded by the coding sequence ATGGAGGAGAAGGAACGTCCCAGCATCGAGCATCCCAACGATGCGATAGTACGGGTGACCCGGGCCGCTATCTGCGGATCCGACCTGCATCTCTATCACGGCATGATGCCCGACACCCGGGTCGGTTCCACCTTCGGCCACGAGTTCATCGGCGTGGTCGAGGAGGTCGGTCCGTCGGTCCGCAACGTGCAGGCCAACGATCGGGTGATGGTCCCCTTCAACGTGTTCTGCGGGTCGTGCTTCTACTGCGCCCGAGGGCTGTTCAGCAACTGCCACAACGTCAACCCGAACGCCACGGCTGTGGGTGGGATCTACGGCTACTCGCACACCTGCGGCGGCTACGACGGCGGCCAGGCTGAGTACGTCCGGGTACCGTTCGCCGACGTAGGCCCGAGCCTCATCCCCGAATGGCTGGACGACGATGACGCCGTCCTGCTCACCGACGCGGTCGCGACCGGCTACTTCGGGGCACAACTTGGCGACATCGTCGAGGGTGACGTGGTGGTGGTCTTCGGGGCTGGACCGGTGGGCCTGTTCGCGGCGAAGTCGGCCTGGTTCATGGGAGCCGGGCGAGTCATCGTCGTCGACCATCTCGATTACCGGTTGGCGAAGGCTGCCTCGTTCGCCCATGCCGAGACGTACAACTTCACCGAGTACGACGACATCGTCGTGGAGCTGAAGCGGACGACCGGCCATCTCGGTGCCGACGTTGCCGTCGACGCGGTGGGCGCCGAGTCCGACGGCAACCGCCTGCAGCACGTGACCGCCACCAAACTGAAACTGCAGGGCGGCTCGCCGATCGCGCTCAACTGGGCCATCGACTCCGTACGCAAGGGCGGGACGATCTCGGTGGTAGGCGCCTACGGGCCGATGTTCAGCGCCGTCAAGTTCGGTGACGCCATGAACAAAGGGCTCACCTTACGGACCAATCAGTGTCCGGTGAAGCGGCAGTGGCCGCGGCTGCTGGAACACATCCGCGACGGATATCTGAAGCCGAGTGACATCGTCACCCACCGCGTGCCGTTGGAGCACATCGCCGAGGCCTACCACATGTTCTCCGCCAAGCTCGACGGCTGCATCAAGCCGTTGATCGTGCCGAACACCGCCTGA
- a CDS encoding NAD(P)H-dependent oxidoreductase codes for MGTLRALVLCCTLKPSPAPSSAELLGREVLAALADHDVDGEVIRIADHTVRFGVSVDEGDGDEWPAIRAKLLDAQILVVATPIWLGQPSSICKMVLERLDAELSQTDDQGRPLTYGKVATVAVVGNEDGAHHVTAEVLQALGDVGFTIPATASTYWVGEAMGGVDYRDAGTKPQTTGRATKTAAANAAHLARLLAKQPYPAT; via the coding sequence GTGGGAACCCTCCGCGCGCTGGTGCTGTGCTGCACACTCAAGCCCTCTCCCGCCCCGTCGAGTGCGGAACTGCTGGGTCGGGAGGTGCTCGCCGCGCTGGCCGACCATGACGTGGACGGCGAGGTGATCCGCATCGCCGACCACACGGTGCGGTTCGGGGTCTCCGTCGACGAGGGCGACGGCGACGAGTGGCCCGCCATCCGGGCCAAGCTGCTCGACGCGCAGATCCTGGTAGTGGCAACCCCGATCTGGCTAGGTCAGCCGTCGAGCATCTGCAAGATGGTGCTGGAACGCCTGGACGCCGAACTGTCGCAGACCGACGACCAGGGCCGGCCGCTCACCTACGGCAAGGTCGCCACGGTGGCGGTGGTCGGCAACGAGGACGGCGCCCACCACGTCACCGCTGAGGTGCTTCAGGCCCTCGGCGACGTCGGATTCACCATCCCCGCCACCGCGTCCACCTACTGGGTCGGCGAGGCGATGGGCGGCGTCGACTACCGCGACGCCGGCACCAAGCCGCAGACCACCGGTAGAGCGACGAAGACGGCTGCCGCCAACGCGGCACATCTGGCACGTCTGCTGGCGAAGCAGCCGTATCCCGCGACCTGA
- a CDS encoding transporter substrate-binding domain-containing protein → MRRTALLAGVILLLLAGCQWPQDAGTTARDVQGGVLRVGVSEAPPWTRIADDGTVSGAEAMLVRRLAQRLDARVEWHPGSESTLMAALKDRVLDLVIGGLDASVPWTEHASLTRPYVTMRTVVAVPADVPHLDDLARTRVAVPAGTVQIAALRGKDAVPVPVTEVTGREGLPVVVGQWRLAELGLRDTGHELAKHDHVWAVPPGENGWQVEVERFLLALSHGEIEALLVAAERGEGTA, encoded by the coding sequence ATGCGGCGAACGGCTCTACTGGCCGGGGTGATTCTCCTGCTGCTGGCCGGCTGCCAGTGGCCCCAGGACGCGGGCACCACGGCGCGGGACGTCCAGGGCGGAGTTCTGCGGGTCGGCGTGAGCGAAGCGCCACCGTGGACCCGGATCGCCGATGACGGTACCGTGAGCGGGGCTGAGGCGATGCTGGTACGACGCCTGGCGCAGCGGTTGGACGCACGCGTCGAGTGGCACCCCGGGTCGGAATCGACACTGATGGCCGCTCTGAAGGACCGGGTTCTCGACCTGGTGATCGGTGGTCTCGACGCGTCGGTGCCGTGGACCGAGCATGCCTCGCTTACCCGCCCGTACGTCACGATGCGCACGGTCGTGGCGGTGCCGGCCGACGTACCGCACCTCGACGACCTGGCGCGAACGCGGGTCGCCGTACCGGCCGGCACCGTCCAGATCGCGGCGCTGCGCGGCAAAGACGCGGTGCCCGTACCGGTGACGGAGGTGACCGGCCGCGAAGGTCTACCGGTGGTCGTCGGCCAGTGGCGCCTGGCCGAGCTGGGTCTGCGGGACACCGGTCACGAACTCGCGAAGCACGACCACGTGTGGGCCGTGCCGCCCGGGGAGAACGGCTGGCAGGTCGAGGTGGAACGGTTCCTGCTGGCCCTGTCCCACGGTGAGATCGAAGCGCTGCTGGTCGCGGCCGAGCGGGGTGAGGGTACGGCGTGA